A section of the Marinimicrobium koreense genome encodes:
- the rne gene encoding ribonuclease E, translating to MKRMLINATQPEELRVALVDGQWLYDLDIENRNREQKKANIYKGKITRVEPSLEAAFVDYGAERHGFLPLKEISREYFSKAPNDVEGRIKIKEVVKEGTEVIVQVDKEERGNKGAALTTFVSLAGRYLVLMPNNPRAGGISRRIEGEDRAQLKDALSGVEIPSGMGIIIRTAGVGRSAEELQWDLNYLLQLWESIDKAAKSAPAPNFLFQESNVIIRAIRDYLRQDVGEVIVDNKEAFDLANGFIQQVMPNFGSKVKLYNDDIPLFNRYQIESQIETAFQREVKLPSGGSIVIDVTEALVSIDINSSRATKGGDIEETALQTNLEAADEIARQLRLRDMGGLIVIDFIDMQPARNQREVENRMRDALNMDRARVQVGRISRFGLLEMSRQRLRPSLGEVHSKVCPRCNGQGTIRSTRSLALSILRLVEEEAQKERSAEIRAIAPVSVATYLLNEKRKTISNIEQRNSTRVVVVPNADMMTPHFEVQRLRDDDEGTLETSYKIVATADEHSEEEVETSSKPAPLPQPAVQPAAPTEAAPTPVAPKEPSLWERFVALLAGLFKGNEEDKKSSSSKGRGHQRSRHSRGGNQNRRREGGNRNRRGGRRDERGNQRDGDSRPEKRQDKAADKASDNSQDKGQEKNTEGNSGRRSRGGRNRRGGAGNKPETRGDNSQPKDASPQKAEAAEVNEPAQEQATNEQQENRPPKRPAGRRTRSGPRRRNRRELPEEVIEKANEIQAANQDTTDNVKAERSNRANRDQKAGSEARSDNATDDKPAKADTLARRTDTGPVTAQADTDQSEEREARRTRGNTEARNTATTEEPQSPKDADAEATIKPTATAELREEAPRRVSQRQVGEPRPTQDAAAPKVDTAESSTTKSDTKAAQNATDTEAPQGRSVTDAGSAETDAEVSAKAVQPATPEPVAEPANTAAPAEPAAPEENALAEDEASKESVTADTQEPTTAEAPAATAEPAEAPAAPAEETQEVSAPTPEPAPRSSARATNDPRLAPQPKVPTEIVTEHRQRSAAQALDTRQPPAVSHNPRPLARPANDPRNRQAPEVESSASE from the coding sequence ATGAAAAGAATGCTCATTAATGCAACTCAACCCGAAGAGTTGCGCGTAGCGCTGGTCGACGGCCAATGGCTGTACGACCTGGACATCGAAAATCGCAATCGAGAGCAGAAAAAAGCCAACATCTACAAAGGCAAAATAACCCGGGTTGAACCCAGCCTGGAAGCCGCCTTTGTTGACTACGGTGCCGAGCGCCACGGCTTTCTCCCCCTGAAAGAAATCTCCCGCGAGTACTTCAGCAAAGCCCCCAACGATGTTGAGGGCCGCATCAAGATCAAGGAAGTGGTCAAAGAAGGTACCGAAGTGATCGTGCAGGTCGACAAAGAGGAACGCGGCAACAAAGGCGCCGCGCTCACCACTTTTGTCAGCCTGGCGGGTCGCTACCTGGTCCTGATGCCCAACAACCCCCGCGCCGGTGGCATTTCCCGCCGCATCGAAGGGGAAGACCGGGCGCAGCTCAAAGATGCCCTGAGCGGCGTCGAAATCCCCTCCGGGATGGGAATCATCATTCGCACCGCCGGCGTTGGCCGCAGCGCGGAAGAGCTTCAATGGGACCTGAACTACCTTCTGCAACTGTGGGAATCGATCGACAAGGCCGCCAAAAGCGCCCCGGCACCGAACTTCCTGTTTCAGGAAAGTAACGTCATCATCCGCGCCATTCGCGACTACCTTCGCCAGGACGTCGGCGAAGTGATCGTGGATAACAAGGAAGCCTTCGATCTGGCCAACGGTTTCATCCAACAGGTGATGCCCAACTTCGGCAGCAAGGTCAAGCTGTACAACGACGACATTCCGCTGTTCAACCGTTACCAGATTGAAAGCCAGATCGAGACCGCGTTTCAGCGCGAAGTCAAACTGCCTTCCGGCGGCTCCATCGTCATTGATGTGACCGAGGCATTGGTGTCCATCGACATCAACTCCTCGCGCGCCACCAAAGGCGGCGACATCGAAGAGACCGCCCTGCAGACCAACCTGGAAGCCGCTGACGAGATCGCCCGGCAATTGCGTTTGCGGGACATGGGCGGCCTGATTGTGATCGACTTTATCGACATGCAGCCTGCCCGCAATCAACGGGAAGTGGAAAACCGCATGCGCGACGCGTTGAACATGGACCGGGCCCGCGTTCAGGTAGGCCGCATTTCACGCTTTGGCCTGCTCGAAATGTCGCGCCAGCGCCTGCGCCCTTCCCTGGGCGAAGTGCACTCGAAAGTCTGCCCCCGCTGTAACGGTCAGGGCACCATTCGCAGCACCCGCTCTCTGGCCCTGTCGATCCTGCGTCTGGTGGAAGAAGAAGCACAGAAAGAGCGCAGCGCCGAGATCCGCGCGATCGCGCCGGTTTCTGTGGCCACCTATCTGCTCAACGAAAAACGCAAAACCATTTCCAACATCGAGCAGCGCAACAGCACCCGCGTGGTCGTCGTGCCGAACGCCGACATGATGACGCCACACTTCGAAGTTCAGCGTCTGCGCGATGACGACGAGGGCACGCTGGAGACCAGCTACAAAATTGTCGCCACCGCCGACGAACACAGCGAAGAGGAAGTGGAAACCAGCAGCAAGCCGGCGCCCCTGCCCCAGCCCGCTGTGCAACCGGCCGCGCCCACAGAAGCGGCACCCACGCCCGTGGCACCCAAAGAGCCCAGCCTGTGGGAGCGTTTTGTCGCCCTGCTGGCAGGTCTGTTCAAGGGTAATGAAGAGGACAAGAAGTCATCGTCGTCGAAAGGTCGCGGCCATCAACGCAGCCGGCACAGTCGCGGCGGCAACCAGAATCGACGTCGCGAGGGCGGCAACCGCAACCGCCGCGGTGGTCGTCGTGATGAACGCGGCAACCAGCGCGATGGCGACAGTCGCCCTGAAAAGCGTCAGGACAAAGCCGCCGACAAAGCCTCGGACAACAGTCAGGACAAGGGGCAGGAAAAAAACACAGAAGGCAACAGCGGTCGCCGTTCCCGTGGTGGCAGAAACCGTCGCGGTGGCGCCGGCAACAAGCCGGAAACCCGCGGTGATAACAGCCAGCCGAAAGACGCCTCACCGCAGAAAGCCGAGGCCGCCGAGGTCAATGAGCCGGCACAAGAGCAGGCCACCAATGAGCAGCAGGAAAACCGGCCGCCCAAGCGCCCGGCGGGACGTCGCACCCGTTCCGGCCCCCGTCGCCGTAACCGCCGCGAACTGCCCGAGGAGGTGATCGAGAAGGCCAATGAAATCCAGGCCGCCAATCAGGACACCACCGACAACGTGAAGGCCGAGCGAAGCAACCGGGCTAACCGTGACCAGAAGGCAGGCTCCGAGGCCCGCAGTGACAATGCGACCGACGACAAACCCGCCAAGGCGGATACGTTGGCTCGTCGCACTGACACAGGACCAGTGACGGCTCAGGCAGACACAGACCAGAGTGAAGAGCGCGAAGCGCGGCGCACTCGCGGCAACACTGAGGCCCGCAACACCGCGACCACTGAGGAGCCTCAATCTCCGAAGGACGCCGACGCTGAAGCCACCATCAAGCCAACGGCTACGGCGGAACTTCGGGAAGAGGCGCCCCGTCGCGTCAGCCAGCGTCAAGTGGGCGAGCCTCGCCCAACCCAGGACGCCGCTGCCCCGAAAGTCGACACGGCAGAAAGTAGCACCACAAAAAGCGATACCAAAGCGGCGCAGAACGCAACGGATACTGAGGCACCCCAGGGCCGCTCGGTAACCGACGCGGGCTCGGCTGAAACCGACGCCGAGGTCTCTGCCAAAGCGGTCCAGCCGGCCACTCCAGAGCCGGTCGCTGAGCCCGCCAATACCGCCGCCCCGGCGGAGCCCGCAGCGCCCGAGGAAAATGCGCTAGCCGAGGACGAGGCAAGCAAAGAAAGCGTCACCGCCGACACTCAGGAGCCGACAACCGCTGAGGCGCCGGCAGCCACTGCAGAACCCGCAGAGGCTCCGGCCGCGCCGGCAGAGGAGACGCAGGAAGTCAGCGCACCGACTCCGGAGCCCGCACCCCGCTCGTCGGCGCGGGCGACCAATGATCCGCGTCTGGCTCCCCAGCCCAAGGTACCGACGGAGATCGTGACCGAGCACCGTCAACGCTCCGCAGCCCAGGCGCTGGATACCCGGCAACCGCCCGCGGTAAGCCACAACCCACGGCCTCTGGCGCGCCCGGCAAATGACCCGCGCAACCGGCAGGCTCCAGAGGTTGAGTCAAGCGCCAGCGAGTAA
- a CDS encoding Bax inhibitor-1/YccA family protein: MRELYTQNARADIGSSIEVNKVLRNTYMLLALTLAFSAVTAGIAMAINMSHGMGLIMSVIAIVLVWFVLPKTANSSAGLGVVFAFTGLIGASLGPIVNHYLAMSNGGSIVLQALGGTAVIFLGLSGYTLTTRKDFSFLRGFVAVGLMVMIACMLLLIGASLFGFDVSALSLAFSAGIVLLMSALILFQTSAIIHGGETNYIMATTSLYLSIINLFTSLLHLLGASNE; encoded by the coding sequence ATGCGAGAGCTCTACACCCAGAATGCCCGTGCTGATATCGGCAGCAGCATTGAGGTCAACAAGGTTTTGCGCAACACCTATATGTTGCTGGCACTGACCCTGGCCTTCAGTGCCGTGACCGCGGGTATCGCCATGGCCATCAATATGTCTCACGGCATGGGGCTGATCATGAGCGTCATTGCCATCGTATTGGTCTGGTTCGTACTGCCCAAAACCGCCAACTCCTCGGCCGGTCTGGGCGTCGTGTTTGCGTTCACCGGTCTGATTGGCGCCAGCCTCGGCCCCATCGTGAATCATTACCTGGCCATGTCCAATGGCGGCTCCATCGTTTTGCAGGCCCTGGGCGGCACTGCGGTCATTTTCCTCGGGCTGTCCGGCTACACCCTGACCACTCGCAAGGACTTCAGCTTCCTGCGCGGTTTTGTTGCGGTCGGCCTGATGGTGATGATCGCCTGTATGCTGTTGCTGATCGGCGCCTCCCTGTTCGGTTTTGATGTATCTGCCCTGAGCTTGGCCTTCTCTGCCGGTATTGTGTTGCTGATGTCGGCACTGATTCTGTTCCAGACCAGCGCCATTATTCATGGCGGTGAGACCAACTACATCATGGCGACCACATCACTGTACCTGTCAATCATCAACCTCTTTACCAGCCTGCTGCACCTGCTCGGTGCCAGCAACGAGTAA
- a CDS encoding HAD-IA family hydrolase — protein sequence MLLIFDWDGTLSDSTGLITRAMQQSAEDLGWPIPEAAAVQNIIGLGLPEALHLLFPDQDDKGHGLLRDRYRSNYLRADQAQPSELFPGVMETLTRLRDDGHQMAVATGKSRVGLDRVLKVMGLDGFFHGTRCADETASKPHPLMLHQLLEAFRAEPSSAVMVGDTEYDMEMGRRAGMDRIAVSYGAHTIDRLHPYEPALCLDQFDGLLRWDRL from the coding sequence TTGTTGTTGATTTTTGACTGGGATGGCACTTTGAGCGATTCCACAGGCCTGATTACCCGGGCCATGCAACAGTCGGCCGAGGATCTCGGTTGGCCGATCCCGGAAGCTGCTGCCGTGCAGAACATCATCGGGCTAGGTTTGCCCGAGGCGCTTCATTTATTGTTCCCGGATCAGGATGACAAAGGGCATGGCCTGCTGCGCGATCGGTATCGGTCGAACTATCTGCGTGCCGATCAGGCGCAGCCCTCCGAGCTGTTCCCCGGGGTAATGGAAACGCTGACCCGGTTGCGTGACGATGGGCATCAGATGGCCGTGGCGACCGGCAAAAGCCGGGTGGGGCTGGATCGGGTGTTGAAGGTCATGGGGCTTGATGGTTTTTTTCACGGCACCCGCTGCGCCGATGAGACCGCCTCGAAGCCGCATCCGCTGATGCTTCATCAATTGCTGGAGGCGTTTCGGGCCGAGCCGTCCAGCGCGGTCATGGTGGGGGATACCGAATACGACATGGAAATGGGACGTCGAGCGGGCATGGATCGCATTGCCGTCAGTTACGGTGCCCATACCATTGATCGGCTGCATCCCTATGAGCCCGCCCTGTGCCTGGATCAGTTTGATGGGCTGCTCCGGTGGGATCGGTTGTAA
- the tusB gene encoding sulfurtransferase complex subunit TusB → MSTLHTVNKSPFEHRTLRACLDVCQPGDAVLLIEDGVYGALPASPEASALNDLHERQIEVYALEADLKARGLMERIANGVSISDYEKFVALSVAHNTIQSWY, encoded by the coding sequence ATGAGCACACTCCATACCGTCAATAAATCCCCATTTGAACACCGGACCCTTCGCGCCTGCCTTGATGTCTGCCAACCCGGGGACGCGGTGCTTCTGATTGAAGATGGTGTCTACGGCGCCCTGCCCGCCTCACCGGAAGCGAGTGCACTGAACGACTTGCACGAACGTCAGATTGAGGTGTACGCGCTGGAAGCGGACCTTAAGGCTCGCGGCCTGATGGAACGGATCGCGAACGGAGTGTCGATCTCGGACTATGAGAAATTCGTGGCGCTATCCGTCGCGCACAACACAATCCAGAGCTGGTACTGA
- the tusC gene encoding sulfurtransferase complex subunit TusC translates to MSCRLLFVMRHAPYGSSTAREALDALLATAVFGQDVGVLFMNDGVFQLVRDQSPDTLPQKNLASSLQALPIYDVERLYVHTPSLTERGLVMSDLVMDNLIELDNRAVGRLFSEQDQLLSF, encoded by the coding sequence ATGAGTTGCCGCTTATTGTTTGTGATGCGCCACGCCCCCTACGGTAGCAGCACCGCCCGGGAGGCCCTGGATGCGCTCCTGGCGACCGCGGTATTCGGCCAGGACGTCGGCGTCCTGTTCATGAATGACGGGGTTTTTCAATTGGTACGGGATCAGTCTCCCGACACCCTCCCCCAGAAAAATCTGGCGTCAAGCCTGCAGGCATTACCGATCTACGACGTCGAACGATTGTATGTACACACCCCCTCACTGACCGAACGGGGTCTGGTAATGTCCGATCTGGTCATGGACAACCTTATCGAGCTGGACAACCGTGCGGTAGGCCGCCTGTTTTCCGAGCAGGACCAACTCCTCAGCTTTTAA
- the rluC gene encoding 23S rRNA pseudouridine(955/2504/2580) synthase RluC: MTKPSSSSRSAPPPQTPPTQVQWLTIDADQAGQRIDNFLMARLKGVPKSRVYNILRKGEVRVNKGRVKPDYRLVSGDQVRVPPVRVTQSAPAPKPSDQLVRQLDSAILFENEGLLVLNKPPGLAVHGGSGVSLGLIEVLRQMRPEARFLELIHRLDRDTSGCIMVAKKRSMLRHMQAALRDKSASGVTKIYQALVLGRWSERKTKVDAPLMRLEINGDRIVKVHPEGKPSLTRFRVLRRFEGATLVEAHLITGRTHQIRVHAQSAGHSLVGDEKYGDDEANRRWRAGGVKRLFLHAAELGFYLPDQSAMTRVVAPLPDDLQTVLAQTPQE; the protein is encoded by the coding sequence ATGACTAAACCCTCCTCTTCCTCCCGGTCGGCCCCGCCGCCCCAGACGCCACCCACTCAGGTTCAGTGGCTGACGATTGATGCTGACCAGGCCGGTCAGCGAATCGATAACTTCCTGATGGCTCGCCTCAAAGGGGTGCCCAAGTCCCGGGTGTACAACATTTTGCGCAAGGGCGAAGTGCGGGTGAATAAAGGTCGGGTCAAACCCGATTATCGTCTGGTCTCTGGGGATCAGGTCCGTGTGCCCCCGGTGCGGGTGACCCAAAGTGCGCCCGCACCCAAGCCCAGCGATCAACTGGTTCGTCAGCTTGATAGCGCCATCCTGTTCGAGAACGAGGGACTGTTGGTGCTCAATAAGCCGCCGGGTCTCGCCGTTCACGGTGGGAGCGGTGTCAGTCTGGGGTTGATTGAGGTGCTGCGGCAGATGAGGCCGGAGGCCCGCTTTCTGGAATTGATCCACCGGCTGGATCGGGATACGTCCGGCTGCATTATGGTGGCCAAAAAGCGCAGTATGCTCCGTCATATGCAGGCGGCGCTCAGAGACAAGAGCGCCAGCGGCGTCACCAAAATCTATCAGGCGCTGGTGCTGGGGCGCTGGTCTGAGCGTAAAACCAAAGTCGATGCGCCCCTGATGCGCCTGGAAATCAACGGTGACCGGATCGTCAAGGTGCATCCGGAGGGCAAGCCGAGCCTGACCCGGTTTCGGGTTCTGCGGCGCTTTGAGGGGGCGACCCTGGTCGAGGCACATTTGATTACGGGGCGGACTCACCAGATTCGGGTTCATGCCCAGTCCGCCGGCCACAGTCTGGTTGGGGATGAGAAGTACGGCGATGATGAAGCCAATAGGCGTTGGCGGGCGGGGGGCGTAAAGCGCCTGTTCCTGCATGCCGCGGAGCTGGGTTTTTACCTCCCGGACCAGTCGGCCATGACGCGCGTGGTTGCACCGCTGCCGGATGATCTGCAGACCGTTCTGGCGCAAACGCCCCAAGAGTGA
- the tusD gene encoding sulfurtransferase complex subunit TusD: MKFSLAVYAAPFNSEASQSALNFAQALLRQGHDIYRVFFYQEGVATGNRLATPAQDEQNLVEEWRTLARENAIDVVVCIAAALRRGILNQEEADRYEHDVANLAPEFSLSGLGQWVDAAVHADRVVTFGA, encoded by the coding sequence ATGAAATTCTCACTCGCCGTATACGCCGCACCCTTCAACTCAGAGGCCAGCCAGAGCGCCCTGAACTTCGCGCAGGCACTCCTGCGCCAAGGCCACGACATCTATCGCGTTTTTTTCTATCAGGAGGGAGTGGCAACAGGTAATCGGCTCGCCACTCCCGCTCAGGATGAACAGAACCTGGTGGAGGAATGGCGAACCCTGGCCCGCGAGAACGCCATCGATGTGGTCGTCTGCATCGCCGCGGCGTTGCGTCGAGGCATTCTCAATCAGGAAGAGGCTGACCGCTACGAGCACGATGTTGCCAACCTTGCACCGGAGTTCAGTTTAAGCGGTCTGGGGCAGTGGGTGGACGCAGCGGTTCATGCCGACCGGGTCGTCACGTTTGGTGCCTGA
- a CDS encoding TusE/DsrC/DsvC family sulfur relay protein — protein MSLTVDGKTLSTDKEGYLKDLGDWSPAVAEALASRENITLTAEHWEVIELLREFYREFELSPAMRPLVKRVGQKLGTEKGRSIYLMKLFPPSPAKIASKIAGLPRPDNCL, from the coding sequence ATGTCACTGACAGTGGACGGTAAGACGTTGAGCACAGACAAGGAAGGCTATCTGAAAGACTTGGGGGACTGGAGTCCGGCGGTCGCCGAGGCGCTGGCCAGTCGCGAAAACATTACTCTGACAGCAGAGCACTGGGAAGTGATTGAACTGCTGCGTGAATTCTACCGCGAGTTCGAACTATCCCCCGCCATGCGCCCGCTGGTCAAGCGGGTGGGGCAAAAACTCGGCACGGAAAAAGGGCGCAGCATTTACCTGATGAAACTGTTTCCGCCCAGTCCGGCCAAGATTGCCAGTAAAATCGCCGGGCTGCCCCGCCCCGACAATTGTCTGTAG